In one window of Fibrobacter sp. UBA4297 DNA:
- the feoB gene encoding ferrous iron transport protein B — translation MAPKLFTIAIAGNPNCGKTALFNALTGARQSVGNWPGVTVEKKEGFFELGNQHIRVVDLPGTYALFANAEDERAAVDYLLTREADLIVNIIDASNIERNLFLTSQLVDMQIPMVIAANMIDIAEKRGLHLDLDILAERFGVPVIPLSAVNERSITNFISEMAHVVAGKKMTPKAIHYGENVENAVKYLEPKVEPVAKLLDADARWVSLMYLGNEKSYADKFAEAKVQINKAEVTQILGEESEFAMADSRYSLAHEIAGKTILSNRSKRTWSDKLDSVLLNRWASLPIFLLVMYLVFWVAVTIGSAFIDFFDVLFGAIFVDGLGYLLTDVLHAPGFVSAILADGIGAGIQTVSTFIPVIFFMFLCLSFLEDSGYMARAAFVADRFMRFLGLPGRAFVPMMVGFGCGVPGIMGSRVLESKRERFLTIFLVPFMSCGARLPVYALFAAAFFGTQAGTVVFALYLAGVLFAIVYGLILRRSLFVGEASNFVMELPPYHLPKFKSLMIHSWLRLRDYVIRAGKVITIAVAILGFLNSFGFVDKLYTEINGEKTEIVKSEEGYAMVQDEKEVPIPEGVVIDESKIKTETEFTAGNGDSENSLLSAIGKAITPIFEPFGVESNNWPASVSLFTGLLAKEAVIGTMNSLYSMAGPGDAVTDERRKTKDERVVEGESLPLAPASDAASATPSSGDTPQRPIADERRETKDEKSDVVAADSAVADSAVAAEKVAEEKPLIAGVDECPAEEEEEGGAPDILGAFKEALGTIPENLSEVFGSLTDILGTSGELEAQNAAELKKVTLDKILDAKAITCEEYASIETFSEDEGADKAREEVFAKLAAAGLTLSEDEIGALEEGDLSETADIYANLRSYFHNPDKNGNPVDGFNWQVFAFLIFILLYVPCLAAMGVVVREIGLGLGVLMAVVQTILAWAVAVLLYQVPVGGNVFWIVSSIIVLVATFVFLKLFGMSANKKGRFED, via the coding sequence ATGGCTCCGAAGCTTTTTACTATTGCAATTGCCGGTAACCCGAACTGCGGTAAAACGGCTCTTTTTAATGCCCTTACGGGTGCTCGCCAGAGTGTTGGTAACTGGCCGGGCGTGACTGTCGAAAAGAAGGAAGGCTTTTTTGAACTCGGTAACCAGCATATCCGCGTGGTGGACTTGCCGGGTACTTATGCGCTTTTCGCGAATGCCGAAGACGAACGTGCCGCTGTGGACTACTTGCTCACTCGCGAAGCGGACCTCATTGTCAATATCATTGATGCCTCGAACATTGAACGTAACTTGTTCTTGACTTCTCAGCTTGTCGATATGCAGATCCCGATGGTGATTGCGGCGAACATGATCGACATCGCGGAAAAGCGCGGCTTGCATTTGGATTTGGATATCCTCGCTGAACGTTTCGGTGTGCCGGTGATTCCGCTTTCTGCCGTGAACGAAAGAAGCATCACGAACTTCATCAGCGAAATGGCTCATGTTGTCGCTGGCAAAAAGATGACTCCTAAGGCGATCCATTACGGTGAGAATGTCGAAAATGCCGTGAAGTATTTGGAACCGAAGGTTGAGCCGGTTGCAAAGCTTTTGGATGCGGATGCCCGCTGGGTTTCGCTCATGTACTTGGGCAACGAAAAGAGCTATGCGGACAAGTTTGCCGAAGCCAAGGTGCAGATTAACAAGGCCGAAGTCACGCAGATTCTCGGCGAAGAAAGCGAATTTGCGATGGCGGATTCACGTTACAGCTTGGCTCACGAAATTGCAGGTAAGACGATTCTTTCGAACCGTTCTAAGAGAACCTGGTCTGACAAGCTCGATTCTGTGCTTTTGAACCGCTGGGCGTCTCTCCCGATTTTCCTCTTGGTCATGTACCTGGTCTTCTGGGTCGCAGTGACGATCGGTTCTGCTTTCATTGATTTCTTTGACGTGCTGTTTGGCGCCATTTTTGTGGATGGCCTTGGCTACTTGCTTACGGATGTGCTCCATGCACCGGGTTTTGTGTCTGCAATTCTTGCCGACGGTATCGGTGCCGGTATCCAGACGGTGTCGACGTTCATTCCGGTCATCTTCTTCATGTTCCTTTGCCTTTCGTTCTTGGAAGACTCGGGCTACATGGCTCGCGCGGCGTTTGTTGCGGACCGCTTTATGCGATTCCTCGGACTGCCTGGCCGTGCATTCGTGCCGATGATGGTTGGCTTTGGTTGCGGCGTGCCGGGCATTATGGGCTCTCGCGTGCTTGAATCCAAGCGTGAACGTTTCCTCACGATTTTCCTTGTGCCGTTCATGAGCTGCGGCGCTCGCCTCCCGGTGTATGCGTTGTTTGCGGCAGCGTTCTTCGGAACGCAGGCAGGAACGGTCGTGTTTGCCCTCTACCTCGCGGGCGTTCTCTTTGCGATCGTGTACGGCTTGATTCTTCGTCGCTCCTTGTTTGTGGGTGAGGCTAGCAACTTTGTGATGGAGCTGCCGCCTTATCACTTGCCGAAGTTCAAGTCGCTCATGATCCACTCTTGGCTCCGTTTGCGTGACTACGTGATTCGCGCCGGTAAGGTGATTACGATTGCGGTTGCAATACTTGGCTTCCTCAACAGCTTTGGTTTTGTGGACAAACTCTACACCGAAATCAATGGCGAAAAGACCGAAATCGTGAAGAGCGAAGAAGGCTACGCCATGGTGCAGGACGAAAAGGAAGTGCCGATCCCTGAAGGTGTCGTGATTGACGAATCCAAGATTAAGACGGAAACGGAATTCACTGCGGGCAATGGGGATTCCGAAAACAGCTTGCTCTCTGCAATTGGCAAGGCGATTACTCCGATTTTTGAACCGTTCGGTGTGGAATCGAACAACTGGCCTGCATCTGTGTCGCTCTTCACTGGCCTCCTTGCTAAGGAAGCTGTGATTGGTACGATGAACTCGTTGTACTCCATGGCTGGCCCTGGCGATGCTGTTACAGACGAGAGACGAAAGACGAAAGACGAAAGAGTGGTTGAAGGGGAAAGCCTTCCCCTCGCTCCCGCCTCTGACGCGGCGTCCGCTACCCCTTCTAGCGGGGACACCCCGCAACGCCCCATTGCAGACGAAAGACGAGAGACGAAAGACGAGAAAAGTGATGTAGTCGCTGCTGACTCTGCTGTTGCAGACAGTGCAGTAGCTGCTGAAAAGGTCGCTGAAGAAAAGCCCCTCATCGCTGGCGTGGACGAATGCCCTGCCGAAGAAGAGGAAGAAGGTGGTGCTCCGGATATTCTCGGTGCATTCAAGGAAGCTCTCGGCACGATTCCGGAAAACTTGAGTGAAGTCTTCGGCTCTCTCACGGACATTCTCGGAACTTCTGGTGAACTCGAAGCGCAGAATGCCGCAGAACTCAAGAAGGTCACGCTTGATAAGATTCTTGATGCAAAAGCGATTACTTGCGAAGAATACGCTTCTATCGAAACCTTCAGCGAAGATGAAGGTGCCGACAAGGCTCGCGAAGAAGTCTTTGCAAAGCTTGCCGCCGCAGGCCTCACGCTGAGCGAAGATGAAATCGGCGCTCTCGAAGAAGGCGACTTGAGCGAAACGGCTGACATCTATGCCAACCTCCGCTCTTACTTCCACAACCCGGACAAGAACGGAAACCCGGTCGATGGATTTAACTGGCAGGTGTTTGCATTCCTCATCTTCATCTTGCTCTATGTGCCGTGCCTTGCTGCGATGGGTGTCGTGGTTCGCGAAATCGGCCTTGGACTTGGTGTGTTGATGGCTGTGGTACAGACAATCCTCGCTTGGGCTGTCGCGGTGCTCCTCTACCAGGTGCCGGTCGGTGGCAATGTATTCTGGATTGTAAGCTCGATCATCGTGCTTGTGGCAACATTCGTGTTCCTTAAGCTCTTTGGTATGAGCGCAAATAAGAAAGGGCGTTTCGAAGACTAA
- a CDS encoding FeoA family protein, with amino-acid sequence MSCNCGCGGKSQTKKWNLEPKFSDLKKGDKVEIVGYNEGDARYKSKLLSMGLVRGVTLEVLQIAPLGDPIEVSVLSYRLSLRRQEANVLKLKRV; translated from the coding sequence ATGAGTTGTAATTGTGGTTGCGGCGGTAAGTCGCAAACTAAAAAGTGGAATTTGGAACCGAAATTTTCGGATCTCAAGAAGGGCGACAAGGTTGAAATTGTCGGCTACAATGAGGGCGATGCCCGCTACAAGTCCAAGCTTTTGTCGATGGGACTTGTCCGTGGTGTAACGCTTGAAGTCTTGCAGATTGCGCCTCTCGGTGATCCGATTGAGGTGAGTGTTCTTTCTTACCGTTTGTCGCTTCGCAGACAAGAAGCGAACGTTCTTAAATTGAAGAGGGTCTAA
- a CDS encoding metal-dependent transcriptional regulator, which produces MEHTKLSQSLEDYLEMVHMLRLANGIARVRDIAAALSVKMPSVAKAMVELKKLGLVTQEPYSGVELTEEGELMAAKILNRHILLKGFLIKLGVSEGAADKDACSMEHILSAETLGKIEDFMKSAGMAPLAKKVKPSNKGNV; this is translated from the coding sequence ATGGAACATACGAAGCTGAGTCAGAGTCTGGAAGATTACTTGGAGATGGTGCACATGCTGCGCCTTGCGAACGGGATTGCCCGCGTGAGGGATATTGCTGCGGCTCTATCGGTGAAAATGCCGTCTGTTGCGAAGGCGATGGTGGAGCTTAAAAAGCTGGGACTTGTGACTCAGGAGCCTTACAGTGGCGTTGAACTTACGGAAGAAGGCGAGCTGATGGCCGCCAAAATTCTCAACCGGCATATTCTTTTGAAGGGCTTCCTAATCAAGCTTGGTGTGTCAGAAGGCGCTGCGGATAAGGACGCTTGCAGTATGGAGCATATCCTTTCGGCTGAGACTCTCGGAAAGATTGAAGATTTTATGAAGTCAGCGGGTATGGCTCCGCTGGCTAAAAAGGTAAAGCCATCTAATAAAGGAAATGTATGA
- a CDS encoding MAC/perforin domain-containing protein has protein sequence MSTTTTKRTYPSRLTLTETFDFRGNVGNAKVYKYNCNLGDGDIKTGDGGKVIVSATANMSQVNNNVLRLTVRYQVWESSYFKKPGKNSDCLYFVATKDINIARLNTRSVTSKGNSTITTVATPKLIACPEAFYTDYYNTKDNKHGWYPIDLGSKLDPAWYGGRAPSNRPQSWIPLKTNYGEFLVKIDDGGNELTKAGNIGVKGVLNIPLQIVTEETTVTVVDDQASSVGTLPKTYGTNSVLSTISDEVMDCLGHGYDMCVGEYACVDGCKDPVMDIKALNTYRRINESRVNKTTSVVEEGKTFEEYTSDVSKKLEIKASASAFGATLSHQTSITSKKNTSKTRTCAFKTSRDSMRQKMYKIEGYPDSAVVAAFLNPNFLKDLDRIGAAKIVEKYGTHVLMGVYMGYRADYNYMYDRSVSKETSTTSISTSTSFEFSTTGLPSQKKSAPAKTHLQVLQEKLENATDAQVIKELAVAIEKEKNSSAKNTAKPAGDKTGDAPRGTGGSCSVLTEETSTNTSDIETENSKVEVNVVGGNTGYGSMFARDPSNESKYEKWVDSCKDPVFSDFVPGTIVPLYEIIPAGHAVTAAMVKNAISQYYRDNGVAFADCKYGTMILPFAEYRGKDDCVNYNELNGGKQDTEINTKSGKTTGWRVCVEPVNFNDGSFIVALTLTVYEGGRGAGKTELQLRKKIEVPRKFIFQAANVPIIDNTAYVRDDVYGTIRGKEHGYIDVTDAFRRAGCKFIDCDSARVYVKIDGGGCDRGNIGVQCKLKIPYIYY, from the coding sequence ATGAGTACAACGACAACAAAAAGAACATATCCAAGTAGGCTCACGTTAACTGAAACGTTTGATTTCCGCGGAAACGTGGGTAACGCTAAGGTCTATAAGTACAACTGCAATTTGGGCGATGGCGATATCAAAACCGGTGATGGCGGCAAGGTTATTGTCAGCGCAACGGCTAATATGAGCCAGGTCAATAATAATGTCCTTAGATTGACCGTTAGATATCAAGTTTGGGAATCAAGCTATTTTAAAAAGCCCGGTAAAAATAGTGATTGTCTTTACTTTGTAGCAACGAAAGACATCAATATTGCTCGATTGAATACCAGAAGCGTTACAAGCAAAGGCAATTCTACAATTACAACAGTTGCAACTCCAAAACTGATTGCTTGTCCAGAAGCCTTTTATACGGATTACTACAATACAAAAGATAATAAGCATGGATGGTATCCTATTGATTTGGGTTCAAAGTTGGATCCTGCATGGTATGGTGGTCGTGCTCCGTCGAACAGGCCTCAATCATGGATTCCTTTAAAGACTAATTATGGTGAATTTCTTGTCAAGATTGATGATGGTGGTAATGAACTTACGAAAGCCGGAAATATAGGTGTTAAGGGTGTTTTGAACATTCCTTTGCAAATCGTTACGGAAGAAACCACTGTTACTGTTGTTGATGATCAGGCTTCATCTGTAGGGACTTTGCCCAAAACGTATGGCACGAATAGTGTACTTTCAACAATATCCGATGAAGTGATGGATTGCCTTGGACATGGCTATGACATGTGTGTAGGTGAATATGCTTGTGTTGATGGTTGTAAAGATCCGGTGATGGATATTAAAGCGTTGAATACATACAGAAGAATTAATGAAAGTAGGGTTAATAAAACTACTTCTGTAGTGGAAGAAGGTAAAACCTTTGAAGAATATACTTCTGATGTTTCCAAGAAACTTGAAATTAAGGCTTCTGCAAGTGCGTTTGGAGCGACGTTGAGCCATCAAACATCGATTACCTCCAAAAAGAACACCAGTAAAACAAGAACTTGTGCGTTTAAGACTTCTCGTGATTCTATGCGTCAGAAGATGTATAAAATTGAAGGCTATCCAGATTCTGCTGTTGTTGCGGCGTTCCTTAACCCTAATTTCTTGAAGGATTTGGATCGTATTGGCGCTGCTAAAATTGTTGAAAAATACGGCACCCATGTATTGATGGGTGTATATATGGGTTATCGTGCAGATTATAACTACATGTATGACCGTTCTGTTTCTAAAGAAACGTCAACAACAAGTATTTCTACATCGACCAGCTTTGAATTTAGCACAACGGGATTGCCTTCTCAGAAAAAATCAGCTCCTGCAAAAACACATCTTCAAGTTTTACAAGAAAAACTTGAAAACGCTACAGACGCACAAGTCATCAAGGAATTGGCTGTAGCAATTGAAAAAGAAAAAAATAGTTCTGCAAAAAATACGGCAAAGCCGGCTGGTGATAAAACTGGTGATGCTCCTAGAGGAACCGGTGGCTCATGCTCTGTGTTGACGGAAGAAACTTCTACCAATACATCGGACATTGAAACAGAAAATTCTAAGGTTGAAGTTAACGTTGTTGGTGGTAATACTGGCTACGGAAGTATGTTTGCCAGGGACCCGAGCAATGAAAGTAAGTATGAAAAGTGGGTAGATTCTTGCAAGGATCCTGTTTTCTCGGATTTTGTCCCGGGAACAATTGTTCCGCTTTATGAGATTATTCCGGCAGGCCATGCTGTAACGGCTGCTATGGTAAAGAATGCCATTAGTCAATACTATAGGGATAATGGAGTTGCCTTTGCGGATTGCAAATATGGTACGATGATTTTGCCGTTTGCGGAATACCGTGGAAAAGATGATTGTGTGAATTATAATGAACTGAATGGGGGAAAACAGGATACTGAAATTAACACGAAAAGCGGAAAGACTACAGGATGGCGAGTTTGTGTGGAACCTGTAAATTTCAATGATGGCTCGTTTATCGTCGCTTTGACTCTCACCGTATACGAAGGTGGTCGGGGTGCTGGAAAAACCGAGCTTCAGCTTCGTAAAAAAATTGAAGTTCCTCGTAAATTTATTTTCCAGGCTGCAAATGTGCCTATAATTGACAATACGGCGTATGTTCGTGACGATGTGTACGGGACGATAAGAGGGAAGGAGCATGGTTATATAGATGTGACCGATGCTTTTAGAAGAGCTGGTTGCAAATTCATTGATTGTGATTCTGCCCGCGTGTATGTCAAGATTGATGGCGGTGGTTGCGATCGTGGTAACATCGGGGTTCAGTGCAAACTTAAGATTCCTTACATCTACTATTAA
- a CDS encoding HD domain-containing phosphohydrolase, translating into MRKYVLKLKLSLKRKWGAVREFFSRSRNILLLMTVGLLLNVIPARLAIFFGIPLFLDCIGTVLTAMLGGYLPAVIVGFGVNAINGISEPVAMYYGVLSILIATLATFLFRRGFFVNIWKLLVVILLFALIGGGIGSIFTYALYGFNFGEGISAPFAIAFHDVLHWNRFNAQLVADIVIDVFDKSVVVLLSALVYRYIPSRIKNALKDAPLFLQKNAERGFSSDKKTIRHSLLNKVVIMVIVAEVLLGGLASTIGFFLYRDNSVKNFVSIARGVTEAASIAIDAEKVDDYLARGYEVEGYQRTREVLSGIRESFSQTKYIYVYKILPDGCHVVFDLDTEGVPANAPGDVVAFDPSFKELLPKLLNGEEVEPIISDDQFGWLLTVYRPIKNAAGKTVAYVAADISMESIVRDEAIFFIKLLSLFFGLSLIIMMVIIEVMKHGFVAPVDKMSHAAMKISGATMRTAMAFEMGRLDLSLIQNAVAYVNDLKIDSSDEIGQLYDHFNSMTEDTRRFIEQVRNQVLRIQKMQNVMITEFAELVEARDKNTGDHIKKTAEYVEAIAKELRAEGKFKGVLNDGYISKLKQAAPLHDIGKIAVSDLILNKNGKLTDEEFTIMKSHTTEGGRILKKIVHDAGDTFDAGYLNVSIEMASYHHEKWDGSGYPEHLKGEEIPLSARIMAVADVFDALIAERVYKKGFPYEKAMAIITEGAGKHFDPVVVEAFTHISKDLYDARTRVSPEVGKSAENATGNTKENAPEKVAPGAAQST; encoded by the coding sequence ATGAGAAAGTATGTTTTGAAATTGAAACTGAGCCTGAAAAGAAAGTGGGGCGCTGTAAGGGAGTTTTTCTCGCGGTCTAGGAACATCCTTCTGCTGATGACCGTTGGCTTGCTTTTGAACGTTATCCCTGCAAGGCTTGCTATTTTCTTCGGAATTCCTTTATTCTTGGACTGCATCGGCACCGTGCTTACAGCCATGCTTGGCGGTTACCTGCCTGCAGTCATCGTCGGCTTTGGCGTGAACGCCATCAACGGAATTTCAGAGCCGGTCGCCATGTATTACGGCGTCTTGAGCATCTTGATTGCGACTCTTGCAACGTTTCTCTTCCGACGCGGTTTCTTTGTCAACATTTGGAAATTGCTCGTTGTCATCTTGCTTTTTGCGCTGATTGGCGGAGGCATAGGGTCCATCTTTACTTACGCTTTGTACGGATTCAATTTTGGCGAGGGAATTTCGGCTCCGTTTGCGATTGCGTTCCACGATGTTTTGCATTGGAACCGCTTTAATGCGCAACTCGTTGCCGATATTGTAATCGATGTTTTTGATAAAAGCGTTGTTGTTCTTTTGTCGGCGCTTGTTTACCGCTATATCCCAAGCCGTATCAAAAATGCACTGAAAGACGCTCCGCTATTTCTGCAAAAAAATGCCGAGAGGGGATTTTCTTCGGATAAAAAAACAATTCGCCATTCCTTGCTGAACAAGGTTGTGATTATGGTGATTGTGGCCGAGGTGCTTTTGGGCGGGCTTGCGAGTACGATTGGTTTTTTCTTGTACCGCGATAACTCTGTAAAGAACTTTGTGAGTATCGCAAGGGGAGTGACCGAAGCGGCTTCAATCGCTATCGATGCCGAAAAGGTGGATGATTACCTGGCTCGGGGTTACGAGGTCGAAGGCTACCAGCGCACGCGCGAAGTTCTTTCAGGCATCCGAGAAAGTTTCTCGCAGACAAAGTATATATATGTGTACAAAATTTTGCCTGATGGCTGCCATGTGGTTTTTGACCTCGATACCGAAGGCGTGCCGGCTAACGCACCGGGCGATGTCGTTGCCTTTGACCCGTCATTTAAAGAGCTTTTGCCGAAGCTTTTGAACGGCGAGGAAGTCGAGCCGATTATTTCGGATGACCAGTTTGGCTGGCTCCTCACGGTGTATAGGCCCATCAAAAATGCCGCCGGAAAGACCGTTGCTTACGTGGCCGCGGACATTTCCATGGAGTCCATCGTGCGTGACGAAGCGATATTCTTTATTAAGCTGTTGTCGCTGTTCTTTGGGCTCTCGCTGATTATTATGATGGTAATTATCGAGGTGATGAAACATGGCTTTGTGGCGCCTGTGGACAAAATGTCTCATGCGGCTATGAAAATTTCTGGAGCGACAATGCGTACTGCGATGGCCTTTGAAATGGGACGGCTGGACCTTTCGTTAATTCAGAATGCCGTTGCGTATGTTAATGATCTTAAAATCGATTCGAGTGATGAAATTGGCCAGCTGTATGACCATTTCAATTCAATGACCGAGGATACACGGCGTTTTATTGAACAGGTGCGTAACCAGGTTCTTAGAATCCAGAAAATGCAGAACGTGATGATTACGGAGTTCGCAGAACTCGTCGAAGCGCGTGACAAGAATACTGGCGACCACATCAAAAAGACCGCTGAATATGTCGAAGCGATTGCGAAGGAATTGCGTGCCGAAGGCAAGTTCAAGGGCGTCTTGAACGATGGCTACATCAGCAAACTCAAACAGGCAGCACCGCTCCACGATATCGGTAAAATCGCGGTCTCGGACTTGATTCTGAACAAGAATGGTAAACTCACCGACGAAGAATTTACCATCATGAAGAGCCACACGACAGAAGGCGGGCGAATCCTCAAGAAGATTGTGCACGATGCTGGCGACACATTCGATGCGGGCTACTTGAACGTGTCTATCGAAATGGCTAGCTATCACCATGAAAAATGGGATGGCTCGGGCTACCCTGAACACCTCAAGGGCGAGGAAATCCCGCTCTCCGCGCGAATCATGGCCGTTGCCGACGTCTTTGACGCGCTTATCGCCGAACGCGTGTACAAGAAAGGATTCCCGTACGAAAAGGCGATGGCGATTATCACCGAAGGGGCGGGCAAGCATTTTGACCCCGTCGTTGTCGAAGCGTTTACGCACATTTCCAAAGATTTATATGACGCTCGCACTAGAGTCTCACCGGAAGTGGGCAAAAGTGCTGAAAATGCAACGGGGAATACAAAGGAAAATGCGCCGGAAAAAGTCGCGCCGGGTGCCGCGCAGTCTACTTGA
- a CDS encoding DUF1353 domain-containing protein, which translates to MANLKMYIDKVKSRTYLQKERNSITVDDVTIDFPLVFDGNGEMYFFKLNRYVYVKGSRYTKADGKTRDFLMTCLFKRGFMTDGASAPAFARFVVPSIKEGNDVYNSAPFIHDGLYMCKGVIDGADLTREEADDILRGIWRIAGMSRLVAGAADLGIHVFAGASDHWGNDYNNCKHLFKAKFEYR; encoded by the coding sequence ATGGCTAACTTAAAAATGTATATCGACAAGGTAAAGAGTCGAACCTATCTGCAAAAAGAACGCAATTCCATTACCGTGGACGATGTCACGATTGACTTTCCGCTGGTGTTTGACGGCAACGGCGAAATGTATTTCTTTAAGCTCAACCGCTACGTGTACGTCAAGGGCTCGCGCTACACCAAGGCCGATGGCAAGACTCGTGATTTTTTGATGACTTGCCTATTCAAGCGCGGTTTTATGACGGATGGTGCTTCTGCTCCGGCTTTTGCGCGGTTTGTTGTCCCGAGCATCAAGGAGGGCAACGACGTGTACAATTCGGCGCCGTTCATTCACGATGGACTTTATATGTGCAAGGGCGTTATCGATGGGGCGGATCTTACTCGCGAAGAAGCTGACGATATCCTTCGTGGCATTTGGCGCATTGCCGGCATGAGCCGCCTGGTGGCAGGGGCTGCTGACCTTGGCATCCACGTTTTTGCGGGGGCCTCGGACCATTGGGGCAACGACTACAACAACTGTAAGCACTTGTTCAAGGCCAAATTCGAATACCGCTAA
- a CDS encoding type I restriction-modification enzyme R subunit C-terminal domain-containing protein translates to MNPLLKKHKSKIALQRFNQFLDGNVLNSDQLEFLNQILDYVCENGDITTMTVVNDYPFDENLQVFSDKMVPLKNYLENVHNVVNPQMHG, encoded by the coding sequence ATGAACCCTCTATTAAAAAAACACAAATCCAAAATCGCTTTGCAACGATTCAACCAGTTCCTCGATGGAAATGTGCTCAATTCGGACCAGCTGGAATTTTTGAACCAGATTTTGGATTACGTCTGCGAAAACGGTGATATAACTACCATGACCGTGGTGAACGATTATCCGTTTGACGAAAATCTTCAAGTGTTCAGCGATAAAATGGTTCCGCTGAAGAATTACCTTGAAAATGTGCACAACGTTGTAAATCCCCAAATGCACGGGTAA
- a CDS encoding IS3 family transposase: MYSENLVQRKFDPDSLNAVWAGDITYVKTTLGWVYLAVVLDQCNKEAVGYAVSKNIDTELVKHALSNAIMQRGHHDGLIFHSDRGVQYSSMGYRTMLSENGITPSMSAPGCPYDNACMESFFANFKKELKRIYLT, from the coding sequence ATGTACAGCGAGAACCTAGTGCAGCGTAAGTTCGATCCCGACAGCCTGAACGCCGTCTGGGCCGGCGACATCACCTACGTCAAGACAACGCTTGGCTGGGTGTACCTTGCCGTGGTGTTGGACCAATGCAACAAGGAGGCGGTGGGCTACGCCGTGAGCAAGAACATCGATACCGAACTTGTCAAGCACGCGTTGTCCAATGCCATCATGCAACGCGGCCATCACGATGGGCTTATCTTCCATTCCGACCGTGGCGTGCAGTACAGTAGCATGGGCTACCGCACGATGCTCTCGGAGAACGGGATAACGCCCTCGATGAGCGCACCGGGGTGTCCCTACGACAATGCCTGCATGGAAAGCTTCTTCGCAAACTTCAAGAAGGAGTTAAAAAGGATATATTTAACTTAA
- a CDS encoding DUF4255 domain-containing protein — translation MQLNLHLRRIMSIREDLVVVSRMIENDGKECEGAINKLNIFLVNMERDCMMQSLAGPELRGDRAVVPSKKVFLNLHFVIAANFKGGNYVDSLRYLSRAVAFFMDHSFFERTSSPDMPEGLEKIALDMESLNMQELNNLWGTIGAKYVPSVVYRLKTVALSGNYSYYQPYVIRLPENSELGLL, via the coding sequence ATGCAACTGAATCTTCACTTGCGGCGTATCATGTCGATTCGTGAAGATCTTGTTGTCGTTTCTCGAATGATTGAAAATGATGGCAAGGAGTGCGAAGGGGCGATAAACAAGCTTAATATATTCCTTGTGAATATGGAGCGAGACTGCATGATGCAAAGCCTTGCTGGCCCTGAATTGCGTGGCGATCGAGCTGTTGTGCCGTCAAAAAAAGTCTTTTTAAATCTTCATTTCGTTATTGCAGCCAATTTTAAAGGTGGAAATTACGTGGATTCGTTGCGGTATTTGTCAAGAGCCGTGGCTTTTTTTATGGACCATTCCTTTTTTGAACGTACAAGTTCACCAGATATGCCGGAGGGCCTTGAGAAAATAGCGCTTGATATGGAATCCCTGAATATGCAGGAATTGAACAATTTGTGGGGTACAATTGGAGCAAAGTATGTTCCGTCGGTAGTTTATCGCTTAAAGACTGTGGCTCTTAGCGGTAACTACTCATATTACCAGCCGTATGTGATTCGGCTTCCTGAAAACTCAGAACTGGGATTGTTATAA